The segment TCTGAAACTGCTTTCTTTTTTTCCTGAGGAGTTCCCTGAGAAGCCATAGTTGCAGATGTGCCAATACAAATAAGCGGTTGACTGCAATGAGTCCTTATTCTTCGTATCAGCATACTTACGTCTGCACCCTGCCTTCCTTTATATGTATGCAATTCATCAAATACCAAATACCTCAAGTGAGTTTTCATAGAATTCCGTAACCATGATTCAGAAGCTCTGGTCATTATCAGTTCCAGCATCATGTAATTCGTAAGAATAATATCTGGCTCTTCCTGTCTGGTCGCCTCCCGCTTGTCTTGCTTTTCCTGACCCGAATATTTTGCGTACGAAACCGGGAATCTGTTTGTAGTTAATGAATAAAGCTCATTGAGTATTTGATCTAAGGTCTTTTTCTTCTTTTCTTGAACTATCCCTGACGGCAGAAAAGACTCAAGATAATTAATTTCATACTTTTTTATCTCTTCCTCCTGCGAATTGATCAACGCATTCATGGGATACACCAAAATTGCTTTCACCCCTTTAGGCTTATTCGTCCCTTGATTGAATATTGAATTAAATATGGTTGAGAGATAGGTAAGTGACTTACCCGAACCTGTACCAGAGGTAACAACGAACCCATCATTATTCAATCCAATCTTCAAAGCTTCTACCTGATGTTCATACAATTCGTAATTACCAAACACCTGAGTCAGTTCTGGGTTTACATTCTGATCCGCCAGATCTTTTAATGATTGCCCGGTTCTATATGCGGGATTAAATTGAACCAACGGCTCAGGAATAAATCCATTGCCTTCGAATGATTTCTTAACCTCTTCCTGAATTCTTTCATCTGCAATAGAAAGAAACGAGTTGAGATAATCACGATAGTTTGTTACAATGTCATTATGGGTTATAAATGCGTCCATGAAATTCTATTGGCTAATTATTTAGTTTCTTTTTCTGACTAATTACACTGATTATTAAAACAACTCCTACTATCACATCTACAATATTCCAAATTAATCTTCCCAGCGCTATTTTAACTATTGGTTGAAATAAAATAGCCAGAAAAATATACAACAATGCGATACTTTTCCTTCCATCTAAAAATGTCTCGTAAGCAAAGTAGGCAAAGAAAGCCATTGCAAGAAAACGAACAAGTTGATAATAGCCATACGGCATTTGCAATAGACACGCAAAAAGCAAAAGTGCCAAAACAATTTTCAGAAGATTGATATTCATTACTTTATTCTTCTTTAGTACCTGGCTGAATTGTATTAATCAATTCAAACTTTGGAAACTCAGTTCCTTCTAGATATTGAAGTGTAATTTTACTAAGGAAGGAATCAGTTACAAGATCCTCTTCGAGATAGATTTCAATATCCGGGTGTACGCTTAATATTTTGTCATCACTTACTTTTAAACGATGACGTATATTCTTAAAGAATTTGACTTCCGAATACTCAACTTGCTCATCTGCATTAATTGTATGAAGTGCAAAATCAATCAAATTCATTTCTTCTTCTTCAGTTAAGGAAGATTTATCTAATAAATCGAAATAATACTTGATGAATTCTTTGCCATCTGTGTTAAGCTTTGTTACAAGGAGGTTGATTTCATCGTGAAAATTAAAATCGCTAAACAAAGGTGATTTTTCACACATGGACTCTATAATGGCAACTTCTCTTTTGTCAATATGTCCATCGGAGGCCATACAACAAAAAGCGGTCTTTAGTAATAGCTTGTCGAATGTAATGTGGTCCATAAAAATTCTTTTATATGTTTATTATCTGCGAAAACCTATTGGTGTTCGTTCATTCGTTTTTTCGTCATCATCACCGCCTTCAAACTTCCTTCGCATTGCTTCGTATTTTTTTAGCTCTGCAAGCGGAACAGTCGGCTTCTGCTTCTTAATTGTCTTTTCCAGTATGTCCATTGTAACCCTCATATTATTGGTTAAAGCAAATCTGGCTGCTTCGTTTACCAATAACTCAATATCTCCGGTTACATAGTTTTCGGTCATTTTAGCAAGCTTTTCATAATCAATACCAAAATCAAGAGGTTTCTTTTTTAGATAAACTTCAAATAATGACTTCCTCAACTCAAAATCAGGTGGTCCGATATAGAAATATTTTTCAAGTCGACCTGCACCTAGAATAGCAGGATCAATCATCAGTGGATAGTTAGTAGCCCCAACGATAAATATTCCCTTATCGCCTGTTCTATCCATTTGTGCCAGCATTTCATTGACAGCACTTTTTGTCATTTCATGTACATCGCTGTCTCTGTTTGGAAGCAACTCATTTAATTCATCGATAAAAATGATCGTTGGAGCATTCTTTTCTGCTTCCTCAAACATTTTGGCAATATTTTCCTGGGTTGCATTTACATAACGACTCTTAAGGGTTGAAGGCTTAATGTACATATAATTGTATCCTACCTCCTCAGCAAATTTTTTGGCAAAGTATGTTTTCCCGCAACGTGGTGGTCCATAAAAAAGGATACCGTTAGGAAAAGCCACATCATACTTCTTATATTTCTCCGGATCCTTTAAAGCATTAATCACATCCACTGTTAATAATCTCTTTAACTCACTCATGCCTGCAATAGAGTCAAAGCCAGTTCCTTTTGGCTTAGTAGATAGCGTTTTCTTTTCGGTCTCACTCTTTTCGGATTTTTGTACTCTTATTTTATCTACATCTTCTACGTCAATTTGACCGCTTAACGCCTGCATGAATTCATCTGCTGATTGAAACCGAAATTCTAAGTCTGGGTGCAGGGCCTTTTTGATTATTTTGATAATGGACTCGTCAAAGTCGATTATTTCATTAATTTTTCCTGGAAAAAGTAGAGGCTTTTCTCTTTCCTTTTGTAAAAGGTCCTCTGCGTTACTGCGATCTTCCTGAAATTTTGAAACTGCTTTAAACCATGGGGGCGTTCCTGTAAGTAAATGATACATTACAGCACCCACTGAAAACAAATCTGATTGGGGTGAATATGCATTTGC is part of the Lacibacter sediminis genome and harbors:
- a CDS encoding DUF6804 family protein, which produces MNINLLKIVLALLLFACLLQMPYGYYQLVRFLAMAFFAYFAYETFLDGRKSIALLYIFLAILFQPIVKIALGRLIWNIVDVIVGVVLIISVISQKKKLNN
- a CDS encoding tellurite resistance TerB family protein, which translates into the protein MDHITFDKLLLKTAFCCMASDGHIDKREVAIIESMCEKSPLFSDFNFHDEINLLVTKLNTDGKEFIKYYFDLLDKSSLTEEEEMNLIDFALHTINADEQVEYSEVKFFKNIRHRLKVSDDKILSVHPDIEIYLEEDLVTDSFLSKITLQYLEGTEFPKFELINTIQPGTKEE
- a CDS encoding protein kinase domain-containing protein, whose protein sequence is MSSLNKAILEKGFVLSETYTVLLFIKKSNTAETYRAKGKDGNLYFLKLFYYGNLNRSAFDDQNNILETSFLKALRHENIVGYQDSGEIIIERKKYAFLILNFIAGEALADRITREPISTIYDLKGIAVDVLKGLSYLHNLEEPIIHNEITPQNIMLDMSTDIPQARLIDFGHARSFHQSSSSYNKTDLNLAYIAPECIMANAYSPQSDLFSVGAVMYHLLTGTPPWFKAVSKFQEDRSNAEDLLQKEREKPLLFPGKINEIIDFDESIIKIIKKALHPDLEFRFQSADEFMQALSGQIDVEDVDKIRVQKSEKSETEKKTLSTKPKGTGFDSIAGMSELKRLLTVDVINALKDPEKYKKYDVAFPNGILFYGPPRCGKTYFAKKFAEEVGYNYMYIKPSTLKSRYVNATQENIAKMFEEAEKNAPTIIFIDELNELLPNRDSDVHEMTKSAVNEMLAQMDRTGDKGIFIVGATNYPLMIDPAILGAGRLEKYFYIGPPDFELRKSLFEVYLKKKPLDFGIDYEKLAKMTENYVTGDIELLVNEAARFALTNNMRVTMDILEKTIKKQKPTVPLAELKKYEAMRRKFEGGDDDEKTNERTPIGFRR